CCTGGAGGTGTTTATTCAGCAGGAGACCTTGCTTCCGTAGATGAAGATGGATATATTATGATTCTTGGACGTGCTGATGACGTTTTAAACGTTGCAGGACACAGAATAGGCAATGCAGAGGTTGAATCTGCAATCGTTGAACATCCTGCAGTTGCAGAAGCGGCTGTAATTGGAAAGCCTAACGAAATTAAAGGTGAATCAATTAAGGCATTTGTCATACTAAAGGAAGGATATTCACCATCACAAGAATTAATCACTGAAATTAAAGAAACGGTCAAAGAGGTCCTTGGTGCTATAGCTGTTCCCGACGAAGTAGAATTTGTTGATAAACTACCAAAAACAAGAAGTGGTAAAATAATGCGAAGAGTTTTAAGAGCCAGAGAATTAGGTCAAGAGCTTGGAGACATATCAACACTTGAAGATTAGGAGGTTAGATTGGAAATAGACAGAGAGCTTACACCTAAACAGATAGTTGAAGAGTTAAATAAATACATAGTTGGTCAGGAAGAAGCCAAAAAGGCAGTTGCAATAGCACTTAGAAATAGATGGAGAAGGCAAAAATTGCCTGAAGACCTAAGAGATGAAGTAATTCCAAAAAATATACTTATGATAGGACCTACAGGAGTAGGTAAAACTGAAATTGCAAGGAGATTGGCAAACTTGGTGAAAGCACCATTTATAAAAGTAGAAGCAACAAAATTTACAGAAGTTGGATATGTTGGAAGAGATGTTGAATCTATCATAAGAGAGCTTGTTGACGTATCTTTCAAGATGGTAAAAGCTGAAAAGATGGAAGAAGTAAGAGAAAAGGCAAAAGCTATAGCAGAAGAAAAGGTATTAGACTATCTAGTACCTAAAAAAACAAAAAGATATGGAACATTTGTTGAGGAAGAAGAATCGCCGGCAAGAGAAAAATTTAGAGAAATGTTAAGAAAAGGTCAATTAGATGATAAAGTTATAGAAATAGATGTAGAAGAAAAAGTTTCAGCTATTGTTGGGGGTGTAGTTGTTCCTGGTCTTGAAGATATTGAAAATCAGCTAAAAGAGTTATTTTCAAATTTAGGGCCTTCAAAAAGAAAAAAAAGAAGATTGACCGTCAAGGAAGCATTAAAAATTATAGAAAACGAAGAAGCAGAAAAGCTTATAGATATGGATGAAGTTCAAACCTTAGCAGTAAAAAGAGCAGAAAACTTAGGAATAGTATTTATTGATGAAATTGATAAAGTAGCAGCAAGAGGGTCGTCAAGAAGCGGTCCTGATGTATCAAGAGAAGGAGTGCAAAGAGATTTACTTCCAATAGTAGAAG
The window above is part of the Sulfurihydrogenibium sp. genome. Proteins encoded here:
- the hslU gene encoding ATP-dependent protease ATPase subunit HslU; protein product: MEIDRELTPKQIVEELNKYIVGQEEAKKAVAIALRNRWRRQKLPEDLRDEVIPKNILMIGPTGVGKTEIARRLANLVKAPFIKVEATKFTEVGYVGRDVESIIRELVDVSFKMVKAEKMEEVREKAKAIAEEKVLDYLVPKKTKRYGTFVEEEESPAREKFREMLRKGQLDDKVIEIDVEEKVSAIVGGVVVPGLEDIENQLKELFSNLGPSKRKKRRLTVKEALKIIENEEAEKLIDMDEVQTLAVKRAENLGIVFIDEIDKVAARGSSRSGPDVSREGVQRDLLPIVEGTVVSTKYGPVKTDHILFIAAGAFHLAKPSDLIPELQGRFPIRVELKALTKDDFVKILTEPKNALIKQYIALMSTEGVELEFTEDAIQEIAQIAEEVNERTENIGARRLHTILEKIMEDFSFNAPDLKGQKIVIDSKLVREKLGNVITNEDLTRYIL